The genomic region TGTGCAGGCGCTGGCCGGAAGAGAGCATTGGGGTGTAAAAAAAGAGACCGCCAGACATGAAATCAGAGGCCGTTTTCTGTCACAGGAGTATGACTGGGAGGGAGACCACACTTTACAGATTCCTTATCATCAGGTAATTGCCTACAGTCTGCATGTAAGGGGATTTACAAGACATGCTTCGTCGAAGGTAAAGTCGAAAGGAACGTTTCAGGGGATTATAGAAAAGATAGATTATCTTACAGATCTTGGAATTAATCAGATCCATTGTATGCCGGTGTATGAATTTGAGGAATGCCAGACATATAGAAATTACTGGGGATATGGAGAAGGGTTCTATTTTGCTCCTAAGAGTGCATATTCTTCGGATGGTGATGGGGCCAGAGGACTTAAGGATATGGTCAAAGCATGCCATAAAGCCGGAATAGAGGTTGTGCTTGAAATGCCGTTCTGTACAGGTGCAGATAAGATGATGATGCTGGAATGCCTGCGGTATTATGTGATGGAATATCATATAGATGGTTTTATACTGAACCCATTGGTCATTCCGATAGAAAGTGTTCATGCAGATCCGGTTTTGAAAAAAACAAAGATAATGGAACACGAACTGGGATTCCAGACAGTGATGCGTCGTTTCCTTAAAGGCGATGAAGGCATGATTCCGGATGTGATTTACTGGCTTAAGCATCATTCAGAGAAACAGGGAATATTTAATTGTATTACAGATCAGAACGGTTTTACTTTAAATGATCTTGTATCCTATGACTCAAAACACAATGAGGAAAATGGAGAAAAGAATCAGGACGGACCGGATTATAATTACAGCTGGAACTGCGGGGCGGAAGGGCCAAGCAGGAAAAAAGCTGTTACAGAACTTCGAAAACATCAGATTTATAATGCGTTTTTCCTGTTACTTCTTTCACAAGGAACACCATGTATACTGGCAGGAGATGAATTCGGTAACACCCAAAAGGGCAATAATAATGTTTACTGCCAGGACAATTCTGTCGGATGGACGGACTGGCGGGGGCTGGAAAAGAAAAAGATGTTACATGATTTTGTTAAAAAACTGATTTTATTTAGAAAAGAGCATGATCTTCTGACACCCGAGAGGGAACTTCAGGGGATTGATCTGAGTTGCTGTGGCGTTCCTGATGTATCGTATCATGGCGAGGAAGCTTGGCAGGTGCCGAAAGAAGTATCAAGCAGACAGCTTGGAGTATATTACAGTGGAGCCCGGACGAAGAATGCGGATTGCTATGTGGCATATAATATGCACTGGCTGGAGCACGTATTTGCGCTGCCGGCGTTGCCTAAGGGATATGGGTGGTATGTAAGAGCAACGACAGATCGTGGAATTCTGGATTACCCGGAACTTTTAAAAGACCAGAAAAAAGCAGAGTTAAAAGAGAGGTCGATCGCGGTGTTTACGGCGGACCGGATTGTGGAGGTTGAGACGAAGAAAAATGAAAGCATTACAACACTTACAGACGATCAATCATCATAAATATCTTGTTATGAAAGAATGTTTTGAAGTAGGACTTTATAAGCAGGGCCTTCTTCATGATATGTCAAAATATTCTCCGACGGAGTTCCTTGTGGGATGTAGGTACTATCAGGGAAATCGAAGTCCGAATAATGCGGAAAGAGAAGCAACCGGATATTCCTGGGCATGGCTTCATCATAAAGGACGGAATAAGCATCATTATGAATACTGGATTGATTATAGTGTGATACCGGGGGAGGGCATGGTTGGTTTGAAAATGCCGCTTCGGTACGTGGTAGAGATGTTCATGGATCGTATTGCAGCTTCAAAGACTTACCAGGGAGAAGCATACAGAAACTGGCATCCATTGGAATATTACGAAAAGGGTGCGGCAAGACTTGGAAAAATGATTCATCCGGATACGGCAAAACTTTTGCATGAATTGTTAGAGATGCTGGCCGAAGAAGGAGAGGAAAAAACTTTTTCATACATTAAGCATGTACTGCTGAAACAGAAGAAATATTAACAGTTTATGCAATAGTTCAAAAAAATTAAAAAATTTCAAAAAAACTGTTGACAGAATAACAATTCTCATGTATTATATATCTTGTCTTCGCGAGAGAGCAAAGATGAATGCGGAAGTGTCGGAACTGGCAGACGAGCAAGACTAAGGATCTTGTAAGCATTGCGCTTGTGTGGGTTCAAGTCCCATCTTCCGCAGTTACCTTTCCTGATAGGAAGGTGAAAATTACATAATGAATGCGCGGAAGTGTCGGAACTGGCAGACGAGCAAGACTAAGGATCTTGTAAGCATTGCGCTTGTGTGGGTTCAAGTCCCATCTTCCGCATTCATCATTAGAAAAGGACTTTCATTTATATGGAAGTTCTTTTTTTGCTTCTATATTCATAATACCCCAATATATCATTATACACGAAAAAGTCAATAAAAAAAGAAAAAAATTAAAGGAAAGCAAAAAGTTTTGTCGAATAATAATAATGAGGAGATTCAAAATGTATTATTCTGATGAGATTATTGAAGAAGTAAGATCAAGAAATGATATCGTAGATGTGATATCTACTTATGTAAAACTGCAGAAAAAAGGAAGCTCATATTTTGGCCTGTGCCCGTTTCATAA from Dorea longicatena harbors:
- a CDS encoding alpha-amylase family glycosyl hydrolase, with the translated sequence MREVQGYPLPLGVQISENKINFSIAVPTEKKCQLLIYRAGRKRLYRQFEMETAVGEVRCIALTDIEPEEYEYNYLINGEVVVDPYVQALAGREHWGVKKETARHEIRGRFLSQEYDWEGDHTLQIPYHQVIAYSLHVRGFTRHASSKVKSKGTFQGIIEKIDYLTDLGINQIHCMPVYEFEECQTYRNYWGYGEGFYFAPKSAYSSDGDGARGLKDMVKACHKAGIEVVLEMPFCTGADKMMMLECLRYYVMEYHIDGFILNPLVIPIESVHADPVLKKTKIMEHELGFQTVMRRFLKGDEGMIPDVIYWLKHHSEKQGIFNCITDQNGFTLNDLVSYDSKHNEENGEKNQDGPDYNYSWNCGAEGPSRKKAVTELRKHQIYNAFFLLLLSQGTPCILAGDEFGNTQKGNNNVYCQDNSVGWTDWRGLEKKKMLHDFVKKLILFRKEHDLLTPERELQGIDLSCCGVPDVSYHGEEAWQVPKEVSSRQLGVYYSGARTKNADCYVAYNMHWLEHVFALPALPKGYGWYVRATTDRGILDYPELLKDQKKAELKERSIAVFTADRIVEVETKKNESITTLTDDQSS
- a CDS encoding DUF5662 family protein; this encodes MKALQHLQTINHHKYLVMKECFEVGLYKQGLLHDMSKYSPTEFLVGCRYYQGNRSPNNAEREATGYSWAWLHHKGRNKHHYEYWIDYSVIPGEGMVGLKMPLRYVVEMFMDRIAASKTYQGEAYRNWHPLEYYEKGAARLGKMIHPDTAKLLHELLEMLAEEGEEKTFSYIKHVLLKQKKY